From Demequina lutea, a single genomic window includes:
- a CDS encoding flagellar assembly protein FliW, which translates to MSVAVAIDGDRTKLRELPDEIVFVESPPGMATSTRFVLTALDDSGFLFALRSLETPGVRLFVITPRAYFPGYAPEVSASVRTALGLDAATPAVLLAVVHPGGDQTSTANLLAPLVVNPDTGAAAQVVLDGDEWPLRAPLGTGTEAP; encoded by the coding sequence ATGAGCGTTGCGGTCGCAATCGACGGGGATCGCACGAAGTTGCGCGAGCTCCCCGACGAGATCGTCTTCGTGGAGTCGCCTCCCGGGATGGCCACGTCGACGCGCTTTGTCCTCACGGCGCTCGACGATTCCGGCTTCCTGTTCGCGCTGCGCAGCCTCGAAACGCCAGGCGTGCGGTTGTTTGTGATCACGCCACGGGCGTACTTCCCTGGATATGCCCCCGAGGTGTCGGCTAGCGTGCGCACCGCCCTTGGCCTGGATGCGGCGACGCCTGCCGTGCTGCTCGCGGTGGTCCACCCCGGTGGGGACCAAACCTCCACGGCAAATCTGTTGGCACCGCTCGTGGTGAACCCTGACACGGGAGCCGCCGCACAGGTGGTTCTCGACGGTGACGAGTGGCCGCTGCGCGCGCCTCTCGGTACGGGGACCGAAGCGCCCTAA
- a CDS encoding flagellar protein FlgN, producing the protein MGLNELSTALWRERELLEMLLFKLEEEEFVLKSGRTRWLGRATREVECVLDQIRGVELGRAIEADDAAREVGVPEGASLLELAKVAPSPWNDLLRGHHVALADVASQIDALAHSNTEVLSRSLRAVQEALKGMNATVSADTRGGSVQT; encoded by the coding sequence ATGGGACTCAACGAACTGTCCACCGCCCTGTGGCGCGAGCGGGAGCTCCTCGAGATGTTGCTCTTCAAGCTCGAAGAGGAAGAGTTTGTGCTCAAGAGCGGACGCACGCGTTGGCTTGGACGCGCCACGCGCGAGGTCGAGTGTGTTCTCGATCAGATTCGCGGCGTCGAGCTTGGGCGCGCGATCGAGGCGGACGACGCCGCGCGCGAGGTGGGAGTCCCCGAGGGCGCCTCGCTGCTTGAGCTCGCAAAGGTCGCACCAAGCCCGTGGAACGACCTGTTGCGCGGGCACCACGTCGCGCTCGCGGACGTGGCCTCGCAGATCGACGCGCTCGCCCACTCGAATACGGAAGTGCTGTCGCGGTCGTTGCGCGCCGTTCAAGAGGCGCTCAAGGGAATGAACGCGACGGTGAGCGCCGACACCAGGGGCGGTTCGGTTCAGACGTAG
- a CDS encoding sigma-70 family RNA polymerase sigma factor, which yields MTDMNRSNALVEQHLALVGYSVNEVLARVPSHVSRADLSSAGAMGLVRAARSFDDSRGVPFARYASLRIRGAIIDELRSMDWVPRAARHRARQASEVSDHLTSQLGRTPTKPELAQALGVSVQTVNAAHADAGTRVLSMEAFDGAIADMVVDGSVGPLDALVNAEQLEYLRTGVVCLPEKLRYVVEQLFFHDRPVIELADEMGLTRSRISQLRTEALSLLKDGLGANLDADETPEVDPGEGVAERRRKAYCVSIAARAVQSRGAAALAPSVNAAAHMWERVAS from the coding sequence ATGACCGACATGAACCGATCCAACGCCCTGGTGGAGCAGCACCTGGCCTTGGTGGGATACAGCGTGAACGAGGTACTCGCTCGCGTACCTTCGCACGTGTCTCGGGCCGATTTGTCTTCGGCAGGGGCGATGGGTTTGGTACGTGCCGCCCGTTCATTCGATGACTCCAGGGGAGTCCCGTTCGCCCGCTATGCCTCCTTGCGCATCCGCGGCGCCATTATTGACGAGTTGCGTTCGATGGACTGGGTGCCTCGCGCCGCGCGCCACAGGGCGCGTCAGGCATCGGAGGTCTCCGACCACTTGACGAGCCAGCTGGGACGCACGCCCACCAAGCCGGAACTCGCCCAGGCGCTTGGCGTCAGCGTACAAACGGTCAACGCGGCCCACGCCGACGCGGGCACCCGTGTGCTGTCAATGGAGGCCTTCGACGGAGCGATCGCCGACATGGTCGTCGACGGCTCGGTGGGTCCGCTCGACGCCCTCGTCAACGCGGAGCAACTCGAGTACCTGCGCACCGGAGTGGTGTGTCTTCCTGAGAAGCTCCGCTACGTGGTCGAGCAACTCTTCTTCCACGATCGCCCGGTGATCGAGTTGGCCGACGAGATGGGACTTACGCGCTCGCGCATTAGCCAGCTCCGCACCGAGGCGCTGTCCCTGCTCAAGGATGGCCTTGGCGCCAACCTCGACGCGGACGAGACCCCAGAGGTCGATCCAGGAGAGGGAGTGGCCGAGCGTCGCCGCAAGGCCTACTGCGTGTCGATCGCCGCTCGCGCCGTTCAATCGCGGGGAGCGGCAGCGCTTGCACCCTCGGTCAACGCGGCCGCCCACATGTGGGAGCGCGTGGCAAGTTAG
- the csrA gene encoding carbon storage regulator CsrA: protein MLVLSRRVGERLFIGNDIVVTIIDVRSDGVRVGIDAPREIRVTRAEIFEAVEQHNVEAASAVDSALEELRALAPRSTPSQASAPAPGTETPST from the coding sequence ATGTTGGTCTTGTCACGTCGCGTTGGAGAGCGTCTCTTCATCGGCAACGACATCGTGGTGACGATCATTGACGTGCGTTCCGACGGGGTGCGCGTGGGGATCGACGCCCCGCGAGAGATCCGCGTGACGCGTGCCGAAATTTTCGAGGCGGTCGAGCAGCACAACGTCGAGGCGGCCTCCGCCGTCGACAGCGCGCTCGAAGAGCTCAGGGCACTCGCGCCCAGGTCGACGCCCTCGCAAGCGTCCGCACCCGCGCCCGGAACGGAAACGCCCAGCACCTAG
- a CDS encoding IS3 family transposase (programmed frameshift) produces MPKKIDPALRDRAVRLVREHRSEYPSLTAASAAVARQVGVGHESVRRWVLQADIDDGSREGVTSAEHAEIKRLKSENSRLREDVAILRAATNFLRGGARPPQSMIMGFIDTMRAEGHAVESTCRVLREQGCQVAARTYRAWRGGHVAVRTVTDAHVVDAVRDTAWTHVPTPDGSLRRKMTPEGLYGRRKMTALIRRTTIPGASTGAVDRAMRVLGLSGVRRDKGVRTTIPAKDGVRAGDLLNRDFTAPQPDHTWVMDFTYCRTWAGWVYVAFIVDVFSQRIVAWHAQTTKHVDLVMIPLRMGLWERGRQGHPILPQQLRAHSDAGSQYVSLAYTDKLALDGIAPSIGSVGDAYDNALMETINGLYKAECIRTTVFHEGPYRTIADVEFATAGWVDWYNTRRLHSSLGYVPPAEFEQAHYATLNREPQPA; encoded by the exons ATGCCAAAGAAGATCGATCCTGCCCTCCGTGACCGTGCGGTGCGGCTGGTGCGTGAGCACCGCTCGGAGTATCCCTCGTTGACGGCCGCGTCGGCGGCAGTGGCCCGCCAGGTTGGGGTGGGCCACGAGTCCGTGCGGCGGTGGGTGCTGCAAGCCGATATTGATGACGGCTCTCGGGAGGGGGTTACGTCCGCTGAGCACGCGGAGATCAAGCGTCTGAAGTCGGAGAACAGCCGGCTGCGCGAAGACGTTGCGATTCTACGGGCGGCGACAA ACTTTCTTCGCGGGGGAGCTCGACCCCCGCAATCGATGATCATGGGTTTCATCGACACGATGAGAGCCGAGGGGCACGCGGTCGAGTCGACTTGCAGGGTTCTGCGTGAGCAGGGCTGCCAGGTCGCCGCGCGCACCTATCGTGCGTGGAGAGGAGGCCACGTCGCGGTCCGCACGGTCACAGACGCGCATGTCGTCGACGCGGTCCGTGACACCGCGTGGACGCACGTGCCCACACCCGATGGTTCCCTGCGCCGCAAGATGACTCCCGAGGGGTTGTACGGGCGGCGGAAGATGACCGCGTTGATCCGCCGCACCACGATCCCTGGTGCATCCACAGGCGCGGTCGACCGGGCCATGCGTGTCCTCGGACTGTCGGGCGTGCGCCGCGATAAGGGCGTGCGCACCACGATCCCCGCGAAGGACGGGGTCCGTGCCGGGGATCTGCTGAATCGGGATTTCACCGCGCCGCAGCCGGATCACACCTGGGTGATGGACTTCACCTACTGCCGCACCTGGGCCGGGTGGGTTTACGTCGCGTTCATCGTGGACGTGTTCTCTCAGCGCATCGTCGCGTGGCATGCGCAGACCACCAAGCACGTCGACCTGGTGATGATCCCCCTGCGGATGGGCCTCTGGGAACGCGGCCGCCAAGGCCACCCGATCCTCCCGCAGCAGCTCCGAGCACATTCGGACGCCGGGTCTCAATATGTCTCGTTGGCCTACACCGACAAGCTCGCCCTCGACGGCATCGCGCCCTCGATCGGGTCCGTCGGCGACGCGTACGATAACGCGCTGATGGAGACGATCAACGGGCTCTACAAGGCCGAGTGCATCCGCACGACCGTGTTCCACGAGGGCCCGTATCGGACGATCGCGGACGTCGAGTTCGCGACCGCCGGCTGGGTCGATTGGTACAACACTCGTAGGCTTCACTCAAGCCTCGGCTACGTTCCACCGGCCGAGTTCGAGCAAGCTCACTACGCGACCCTCAACCGAGAGCCGCAACCCGCATAG
- a CDS encoding DDE-type integrase/transposase/recombinase, whose translation MGNVERNHVIVLAVIEGAMSVTEAATRFKVSRRWIHTLLARYRTGGLGALDPQSRAPRSSPHATPPTLRTRVLELRTALQRDGLDAGAESIHDRLTREYPNPPSVSTIWRILKADGAVTPQPHKRPRSSWIRFESPAPNGCWQSDMTHWSLAGGVPVEIITWLDDHSRLVLHISAHTTVTVKVVTSTFLATAKLHGLPASTLTDNGMIFTTRFARGKGGPNHFEHVIAQHGIVQKNGHPGHPQTQGKIERFHQTLKRWLGEAPQVLCRSYAGCGSRLRVA comes from the coding sequence ATGGGAAACGTCGAGCGAAACCACGTCATCGTTCTAGCAGTCATCGAGGGCGCAATGTCCGTCACCGAGGCCGCAACCAGATTCAAGGTTTCCAGGCGTTGGATCCACACCCTCCTGGCCCGCTACCGCACGGGCGGCCTGGGCGCCCTGGACCCCCAATCCAGGGCCCCTAGGTCCTCACCCCACGCCACACCACCCACGCTGCGGACAAGAGTGTTGGAGTTGCGCACCGCCTTGCAACGAGACGGCCTGGACGCCGGTGCAGAGTCCATCCATGACCGTCTGACGCGTGAGTATCCGAACCCACCGTCAGTATCAACAATCTGGCGGATCCTCAAAGCCGACGGCGCCGTCACACCCCAACCCCACAAACGGCCCCGCTCATCCTGGATCCGTTTCGAATCCCCCGCACCCAACGGCTGCTGGCAATCCGACATGACCCACTGGTCACTCGCCGGCGGGGTCCCCGTGGAAATCATCACCTGGCTCGACGACCACTCCCGACTCGTGTTGCACATCTCTGCTCACACCACCGTGACAGTGAAGGTCGTGACCTCAACGTTCCTGGCCACCGCGAAACTTCATGGATTACCAGCCTCAACACTGACCGATAACGGCATGATCTTCACCACCCGCTTCGCCCGCGGCAAAGGAGGACCCAACCACTTTGAACACGTCATCGCCCAGCACGGCATCGTCCAGAAGAACGGACACCCCGGCCACCCTCAAACCCAAGGCAAAATCGAACGCTTCCACCAAACCCTGAAACGGTGGCTGGGTGAAGCGCCCCAGGTTCTCTGCCGCTCCTATGCGGGTTGCGGCTCTCGGTTGAGGGTCGCGTAG
- a CDS encoding LacI family DNA-binding transcriptional regulator has product MAAKRVTLADVAAASGIAVSTASLVLAGRGTDVRISQVVQERVKAKALELGYRPNAMSVGLRKGVTSTLGFVSDSVASSRLAGDMIKGAIEAARDRGFMVFVGETSGNLTQEHLLLDAMFDRQVDGLILASMFTQERDLPLTIERTPAVLLNIGPTSPTCLPVVLPAEYEAGRNAAQALIDAGHRDIHLVGSGPGPDDVPPRALAGTQRLAGILAVLGENGLRPASGTVAHQWLPRDGWTIVSELLEHRVPGALLCFNDRLAMGAYQALQEHGLRIPQDVSVVSFDDASIASWMRPGLTTFALPHRSMGKRAAELLISQIEHERAHGSVPADGGTHLIPMPMRDRESLGPPRA; this is encoded by the coding sequence GTGGCAGCGAAGCGCGTAACGCTCGCCGATGTGGCGGCCGCGTCGGGCATCGCCGTCTCCACGGCCTCGCTTGTGCTTGCAGGTCGGGGCACTGACGTGCGCATCTCCCAGGTGGTACAGGAGCGCGTCAAGGCGAAGGCGCTCGAGCTCGGATATCGTCCCAACGCGATGTCTGTCGGCTTGCGGAAGGGCGTGACGAGCACTCTTGGTTTCGTGTCTGACTCCGTCGCGTCATCGCGCCTAGCGGGCGACATGATCAAGGGCGCCATCGAGGCCGCGCGCGATCGCGGATTCATGGTCTTCGTCGGAGAGACCAGCGGGAACCTGACCCAAGAACACCTGTTGCTGGATGCGATGTTTGATCGGCAAGTTGACGGCCTCATTCTTGCGTCCATGTTCACGCAGGAACGTGACCTCCCGTTGACGATCGAACGCACTCCCGCGGTCTTGCTCAACATCGGACCGACGTCTCCTACGTGCCTGCCCGTGGTCCTTCCCGCCGAGTACGAGGCGGGACGCAACGCCGCACAAGCGCTCATCGACGCCGGCCACCGCGACATCCACCTCGTCGGATCTGGCCCTGGGCCGGACGACGTCCCGCCGAGGGCCCTTGCAGGCACGCAACGCCTCGCAGGGATCCTCGCAGTGCTTGGCGAGAACGGGCTCCGGCCCGCCTCCGGAACCGTCGCCCATCAGTGGCTACCACGTGATGGCTGGACGATCGTGAGCGAACTTCTCGAACACCGCGTCCCCGGAGCTCTCCTCTGCTTCAACGACCGACTTGCCATGGGTGCGTACCAAGCGCTCCAGGAGCACGGCCTCCGGATTCCCCAGGATGTGTCAGTCGTCTCCTTCGACGACGCGTCGATCGCCAGCTGGATGCGTCCGGGCCTCACCACCTTCGCACTCCCGCACAGAAGCATGGGAAAGCGCGCAGCGGAACTGCTCATCTCCCAGATCGAGCACGAGCGCGCTCATGGTTCCGTGCCCGCGGACGGCGGCACTCACCTCATCCCGATGCCGATGCGCGACCGCGAGTCGCTTGGGCCGCCGCGGGCCTAG
- a CDS encoding ABC transporter substrate-binding protein, with protein sequence MSFNPTIRHASGARRPVALAFGVAGLLAMAACSAPGTPADTTTSNAASTSAAPVAGAPTCGTGPVTLEAYVETGFPVFNDLATEFSKQFPNVTFNTREDQFAVITANAPRVLVDSPPDLMRLPQVSGLAKDGLLYNLDGYAKAFGWDKWPSSQLEQMRVNANGQRGDGPLYAMGINFSMTGVFYNKELAAKAGITKPPTTLAEFDADLKAAKDAGLTPIAQFNGGATGGLAFPLQALMASYGSPSDINSWIYQKAGATIDTPANVKAAQHLDDWIKAGYFAADINAMDYSQMMSRFIGGQSVFIFDGDWESGNLDKQMAGKAGFFLMPPLEAGGQLGAMSAPLTYGVSAKAKNPDCAAFFLNWVATNDKARTIDIQVGGSHPMGPTDAFMPTIDPNSVTAQTLAAGAVVGKNNGSMDFIANATGAIYAKSWTPNLQKLFAGQQTPQGMLTSVQADYLTEIGS encoded by the coding sequence ATGTCCTTCAATCCCACGATCCGCCACGCTTCGGGGGCCAGGCGACCTGTCGCCTTGGCTTTCGGAGTAGCTGGATTACTCGCGATGGCGGCCTGTTCCGCCCCAGGAACGCCAGCCGATACGACCACGAGTAACGCTGCGTCGACGAGCGCCGCGCCCGTCGCAGGCGCCCCGACGTGCGGCACCGGCCCCGTCACGCTCGAGGCCTACGTCGAGACGGGCTTCCCCGTCTTCAACGACCTCGCCACGGAGTTCTCCAAGCAATTCCCGAACGTGACTTTCAACACGCGAGAGGACCAGTTCGCGGTCATCACGGCGAACGCTCCACGCGTGTTGGTGGACTCTCCCCCTGACCTCATGCGCCTCCCACAGGTGTCGGGACTCGCCAAGGACGGCCTTCTCTACAACCTTGACGGCTACGCCAAGGCGTTCGGCTGGGACAAGTGGCCGTCTTCTCAGCTCGAGCAGATGCGCGTCAACGCAAACGGGCAGCGCGGCGACGGCCCGCTCTACGCAATGGGCATCAACTTCTCGATGACAGGCGTGTTCTACAACAAGGAGCTCGCGGCGAAGGCAGGAATCACCAAGCCGCCCACGACGCTCGCCGAGTTTGACGCCGACCTCAAGGCCGCGAAGGATGCGGGCCTGACGCCTATCGCCCAATTCAACGGTGGCGCCACTGGGGGACTCGCATTCCCGCTCCAGGCGCTCATGGCTTCCTACGGTAGCCCGAGCGACATCAACTCGTGGATCTACCAGAAGGCGGGTGCCACCATCGACACTCCCGCGAACGTGAAGGCAGCACAGCACCTCGACGATTGGATCAAGGCAGGCTACTTCGCTGCCGACATCAACGCTATGGACTACTCGCAGATGATGAGCCGCTTCATCGGTGGCCAGAGCGTCTTCATCTTCGATGGCGACTGGGAGTCGGGCAACCTCGACAAGCAGATGGCTGGCAAGGCCGGATTCTTCCTCATGCCTCCGCTCGAAGCGGGTGGTCAGCTCGGCGCCATGTCGGCTCCGCTCACCTACGGTGTCTCGGCCAAGGCCAAGAACCCCGACTGCGCCGCCTTCTTCCTGAACTGGGTAGCGACAAACGACAAGGCCAGGACGATCGACATCCAGGTCGGTGGCTCACACCCCATGGGACCGACAGACGCCTTCATGCCTACCATCGACCCCAACTCGGTTACCGCTCAGACACTCGCCGCCGGTGCCGTCGTTGGAAAGAACAATGGCTCCATGGACTTCATCGCCAACGCGACGGGCGCCATCTATGCGAAGAGCTGGACGCCCAACCTGCAGAAGCTGTTCGCCGGTCAGCAAACTCCTCAGGGAATGCTGACCTCCGTCCAGGCCGACTACCTCACCGAAATCGGTAGTTGA
- a CDS encoding carbohydrate ABC transporter permease, whose translation MTDSRRTGESLGGRPSVSDRPAIHEARRRADRARRLRRGIPGLALVAPAAFFYAVFVLKPLASTIQYSFYDWNGITLAKWTGLENYTRLFTDKELLGSIINAFQLILYFSIVPVTFGLIAAALIRKFGTSRLALVSRTVLFLPQVIPLVAAGIMWTWLMATNGAVNQFFRLIGLGGITRAWLGDFNTALPAVGVIGAWVSLGLCMLLFLAGMSKIDPALYEAARLDGAGAISELMAVTLPAVRQELGVAVTITVIGALRSFDIIYISTQGGPGNSTLVPGLEIYYLAFFQRAIGQASALAVALTILVLAVVLPINRLARGKEES comes from the coding sequence ATGACTGATTCCAGGCGAACGGGCGAAAGCCTTGGCGGCCGTCCGTCCGTCTCGGATCGGCCCGCAATTCATGAGGCCAGGCGTCGCGCGGACCGCGCGCGACGCCTGCGCCGCGGGATCCCCGGGCTCGCGCTCGTCGCGCCGGCCGCTTTCTTTTACGCAGTGTTTGTGCTCAAGCCGCTTGCGTCCACGATCCAGTACTCGTTCTACGACTGGAATGGGATCACCCTGGCAAAGTGGACGGGTCTCGAAAATTACACACGACTATTCACGGACAAGGAACTCCTTGGATCGATCATCAACGCGTTCCAACTCATCCTGTACTTCTCCATCGTTCCGGTCACCTTCGGACTAATCGCGGCCGCGCTCATACGCAAATTTGGCACGAGTCGCCTGGCTTTGGTCTCGCGCACCGTCCTGTTCCTGCCGCAGGTCATCCCCCTCGTTGCCGCAGGCATCATGTGGACGTGGCTCATGGCCACCAACGGAGCGGTCAACCAGTTCTTCAGGCTGATCGGGCTTGGTGGGATTACCCGCGCCTGGTTGGGCGACTTCAACACGGCCTTGCCCGCGGTGGGCGTCATCGGGGCCTGGGTGTCGCTCGGACTGTGCATGTTGCTCTTCCTCGCGGGCATGTCCAAGATCGACCCCGCTCTCTATGAGGCGGCACGCCTCGACGGCGCGGGGGCCATCAGTGAGTTGATGGCAGTCACCCTTCCCGCAGTGCGCCAAGAACTTGGTGTTGCCGTCACCATTACGGTGATCGGCGCACTGAGAAGCTTCGACATCATCTACATCTCCACCCAAGGGGGACCCGGCAACAGCACGCTCGTGCCCGGCCTCGAGATCTACTATCTTGCGTTCTTCCAGCGTGCCATTGGCCAAGCGTCTGCGCTCGCTGTGGCCCTCACCATCCTCGTGCTCGCCGTTGTGCTGCCGATCAACAGGCTTGCGCGCGGGAAGGAAGAATCGTGA
- a CDS encoding carbohydrate ABC transporter permease codes for MKTSARELWTGRGLLVFVMLITIIPFVSLFVTALHAPGTYPSGLAWPAEPHWENFVNAFKAAKMGKLLQSSLLIELGVVPAAVLMSTLAGFALGHLKVPFRRTLLVIFVLGLTLPFEGIIVPLYYQIRSYGLLNTQWAIILPLLGLFMPFAVMWMRAHFVNMPEDLSEAARVDGASTWQLFWRIHVPLSMPAISSLAILLFLWTWNQFLLAIVLVDDPSKRTMAGALGAFQGQWGTDIPMLCAGSLLILTPTLLVFLAFQRQFVAALLQGAVKG; via the coding sequence GTGAAGACCTCGGCACGCGAGCTGTGGACGGGGCGAGGTCTTCTCGTCTTCGTCATGCTCATCACGATCATCCCGTTTGTCAGCCTGTTTGTGACGGCACTTCACGCGCCCGGCACTTATCCTTCTGGCCTCGCATGGCCCGCGGAACCCCACTGGGAGAACTTCGTCAACGCTTTCAAGGCCGCGAAGATGGGCAAGTTGCTACAGTCGAGCCTCCTCATTGAGCTCGGCGTAGTGCCCGCAGCGGTGCTGATGTCGACTCTCGCTGGATTTGCTCTCGGTCACCTCAAGGTGCCCTTCAGGCGCACCCTGCTCGTCATCTTCGTGCTGGGCCTCACGCTCCCGTTCGAGGGAATCATCGTCCCGCTGTACTACCAGATCCGCAGCTATGGCCTGCTGAATACCCAGTGGGCGATCATCCTGCCGCTCCTCGGACTCTTCATGCCGTTTGCGGTGATGTGGATGCGCGCGCACTTTGTGAACATGCCTGAAGACCTGTCGGAGGCCGCGCGCGTCGACGGCGCATCGACCTGGCAGCTCTTCTGGCGAATCCACGTGCCGTTGTCGATGCCTGCGATCTCTTCGCTCGCGATTCTGCTGTTCTTGTGGACGTGGAACCAGTTCTTGCTCGCGATCGTGCTGGTGGATGATCCGAGCAAGCGGACGATGGCCGGAGCGCTCGGCGCATTTCAAGGTCAATGGGGCACCGACATTCCGATGCTCTGCGCGGGCTCGCTCCTGATCCTCACTCCGACGTTGCTAGTGTTCCTCGCCTTCCAACGCCAGTTCGTGGCCGCCCTGCTCCAGGGCGCGGTGAAGGGATGA
- a CDS encoding alpha/beta hydrolase, whose product MTATPARPPFDEAVARALDEFSELIVTDMSATDISRVRELAAPFPMAELTMHGAFTREEFALTRPEDGTALAVVVYTPVGTKRPTPVLLHLHGGGLIAGHADSDTPGLTQLMADTGCSLVVFDYRLAPEYPYPAALEDATVVLSWLAGPDAPATVDPARIVLSGVSAGGGLAATTALFARDHDGPQLAGLLLMCPMLDHRSDSFSARQMEGAGSWDRVANVVGWDAYLGPDAHDREVSLYASAARCADYSNLPPTFIDVGSAETFRDECIAFAAEMWKAGGDAELHVWPGGTHGFDFLTPWAPMSRDAREARTAWLRRLLTRV is encoded by the coding sequence ATGACGGCAACGCCGGCGCGACCACCCTTCGATGAGGCGGTCGCCAGGGCTCTTGACGAGTTCAGCGAGTTGATCGTCACGGACATGTCGGCCACGGACATTTCGCGGGTGCGTGAGCTTGCTGCGCCCTTCCCGATGGCCGAGCTGACGATGCACGGAGCTTTCACGCGCGAGGAGTTCGCCCTGACTCGTCCTGAAGACGGCACCGCGCTGGCGGTCGTGGTCTACACCCCCGTCGGTACCAAGAGGCCAACTCCCGTGTTGCTCCATCTGCATGGCGGCGGCCTGATCGCAGGCCACGCGGACTCAGATACCCCTGGCCTGACACAGCTCATGGCCGACACGGGGTGCTCGCTCGTGGTGTTCGACTACCGACTCGCTCCCGAATACCCTTACCCCGCGGCGCTCGAAGATGCGACTGTGGTGCTGAGCTGGCTCGCTGGACCTGATGCGCCCGCGACGGTCGATCCCGCTCGCATCGTCCTCTCTGGGGTGAGCGCGGGCGGCGGCCTCGCGGCCACAACGGCCCTGTTCGCACGCGATCACGACGGTCCCCAGCTCGCAGGTTTGCTGCTGATGTGTCCGATGCTTGACCATCGCAGCGACTCGTTCTCGGCGAGGCAGATGGAGGGCGCGGGCTCGTGGGACCGCGTCGCAAACGTGGTGGGTTGGGATGCGTATCTTGGGCCCGACGCCCACGACCGCGAGGTGTCGCTGTACGCGTCGGCGGCGAGGTGTGCCGACTACAGCAATCTTCCGCCAACGTTCATCGACGTGGGATCTGCCGAAACGTTCCGCGACGAGTGCATCGCATTTGCGGCTGAGATGTGGAAGGCGGGCGGCGATGCCGAACTTCATGTGTGGCCCGGCGGGACTCACGGCTTCGACTTCCTCACGCCGTGGGCGCCGATGTCGCGGGATGCGCGAGAGGCACGGACCGCCTGGCTACGGCGACTTCTCACTCGCGTCTAG